In one window of Pseudomonas sp. IAC-BECa141 DNA:
- a CDS encoding GNAT family N-acetyltransferase has translation MRHHSVIHTPKLSDYQELTRVWEASVRATHDFLPESYIELLKNLVLTRYLDAVMLICTRDSHQRITGFAGVAAGKIEMLFIDPAHRGQGLGRKLLKYAMEHLNADELDVNEQNPQALGFYFKQGFEVIGRSEVDGMGQPYPLLHMRLKQPEQRAVRG, from the coding sequence ATGCGTCACCACTCGGTCATCCACACGCCGAAACTCAGCGATTATCAGGAACTGACCCGGGTCTGGGAGGCCTCGGTGCGCGCGACTCATGATTTTCTGCCGGAATCCTACATCGAGCTGCTGAAGAATCTGGTGCTGACCCGCTACCTCGACGCAGTGATGCTGATCTGCACCCGCGACAGCCACCAGCGCATCACCGGATTTGCCGGGGTCGCGGCGGGCAAGATCGAAATGCTGTTCATCGACCCGGCGCATCGCGGCCAGGGCCTTGGCAGGAAACTGCTGAAGTACGCCATGGAGCACCTGAACGCCGACGAACTGGACGTCAACGAACAGAACCCGCAGGCCCTGGGGTTTTATTTCAAGCAAGGGTTCGAGGTGATCGGCCGCTCGGAAGTCGATGGCATGGGCCAGCCCTATCCGCTGTTGCATATGCGTCTGAAACAACCGGAGCAGCGCGCGGTACGCGGCTAA